A portion of the Laribacter hongkongensis DSM 14985 genome contains these proteins:
- a CDS encoding (Fe-S)-binding protein, whose translation MEILSHISTAALAMAILCGTLAALLALANRWLSVEEDPRLEAIGDLLPQANCGGCGVPGCGQFARELLAGRADITSCNAATTDALTRIAALLGTAIGTRVRKVARLACAGGSHVARQRAHYEGLPSCRAAQMVSGGNKACSWGCLGLGDCKLRCRFDAISLDAHGLPVIDPERCTACGDCVDACPRALITLEPLDHRLWVACRNRISSNTATDVCEVACTACGRCVADAAPGLIRLEDGLAVIAADQRQARRDAISRCPTGAIVWLATPTMAERGTAACPIRRREALPVDPARAA comes from the coding sequence ATGGAAATCCTGTCCCACATCAGTACCGCCGCACTGGCCATGGCCATCCTGTGCGGCACGCTTGCCGCCCTGCTGGCACTGGCCAACCGCTGGCTCAGCGTTGAAGAAGACCCGCGGCTCGAAGCCATCGGCGACCTGCTGCCGCAAGCCAACTGCGGCGGCTGCGGCGTACCCGGCTGCGGCCAGTTCGCCCGCGAGCTGCTGGCCGGCCGCGCCGACATCACCAGCTGCAATGCCGCCACCACAGACGCACTGACACGCATCGCCGCCCTGCTGGGCACCGCCATCGGCACCCGCGTGCGCAAGGTCGCACGACTGGCCTGTGCCGGCGGCAGCCACGTCGCCCGCCAGCGCGCCCATTACGAAGGCCTGCCCAGTTGTCGCGCTGCACAAATGGTGTCCGGCGGCAACAAGGCCTGTAGCTGGGGCTGCCTGGGGCTCGGAGACTGCAAGCTGCGTTGCCGCTTTGATGCCATCAGCCTTGATGCCCACGGCCTGCCGGTCATCGACCCCGAGCGCTGCACCGCCTGCGGCGACTGTGTCGACGCCTGTCCGCGCGCCCTGATCACCCTCGAGCCGCTGGACCACCGCCTGTGGGTCGCCTGCCGCAACCGCATTTCCAGCAACACCGCCACCGACGTCTGCGAAGTCGCCTGTACCGCCTGCGGGCGCTGCGTGGCCGATGCCGCACCGGGCCTGATCCGGCTGGAAGACGGGCTGGCCGTCATTGCCGCCGACCAGCGCCAGGCCCGCCGCGACGCCATCAGCCGTTGTCCGACCGGCGCCATTGTCTGGCTGGCCACACCCACGATGGCCGAACGCGGCACCGCCGCCTGCCCGATCCGTCGCCGCGAAGCCCTGCCGGTCGATCCGGCCCGTGCCGCCTGA
- a CDS encoding 2-oxoacid:acceptor oxidoreductase family protein: protein MFGINGKKAAEETRYRYPGERMAVDGNTAVILCEREASDAAGAYPITPSTQMGEYWAEQAANGHVNVSDRPLIFVEPESEHAAAAVTAGLSMTGLRATNFSSSQGIAFMHESLYAAAGKRLPYVLNMGCRAITHASLNVHCAHDDFHCVDDTGFFQLFATNAQEAADLNLIGRRTAELALTPAVVAQDGFLTTHLLEPIRKPERELIAEYLGRPEDLIDSPTPAQRLLFGPTRRRVPALWDVDLPLMSGGVQNQDAFMQTMAAQRPYFYAHVAGLADQAMHEYGKLTGRHYERISRYRCDDADYLIVGMGSMIVEAQAVADWLRAERKLRVGVVGITLYRPFAGDLLGEVIKGRKGVAVLERTDQPLAEDLPLMREVRATLGKCLENGRTQRGKSLPYPGYAAIAATEAPDLYSGVYGLGSRDLQPECLIGAIENMLPEGSQHRFFYLGIDFVSDPQSPIEEASNDSLLQAYPQVRELAVKGSVNPDLMPQGALTIRMHSIGGWGAITTGKNLAMTLFELLDWEIRANPKYGSEKKGQPTTYYLAAAPEPIRLNCEYRYVDVVMSPDPNVFSHSNPLDGLKPGGVFILQASGNDPDAVWASIPALRQREIVDRGIRVFFLDGFSIARDEASNPELQLRMQGNAFQGAFFAASPLMARASLDETRLFSAIEEQLRHKFGAKGERVVTDNLRVVRRGFDETREITDMPLHSAGSPRALPNAPAMLAARPAAEPALGDIHRFWQRTGAYYTAGCGSDRPADPFQALSLLPPVTGLMRDMTQIRFEYPHWQPEKCTACGKCYTVCPDSALPGLVVKPGDLLATLVRRIETGGTPTVHLRRVSRKLETLLHDACDKGGCDTHIGTALESAIAQLLADMPASDSRPGLERELELLRTELGNFDFAITAPYWKVREKQNPGSGGLFALTLNPATCKGCMACINVCKDGALSAQPQDDIAIARMREHWNLWRDLPNTPPEFARISDLDNKIGALETLLLDKRNYGSMACGDGACLGCGEKTAIHLFTSTVSALMQPRVERQVKRLKDLITRLETHVRHQLVAGVDLSDAGALADASLAVPDGDLTLSRLADLLDSGHETTLVDRTWLKEMGQLLASLRDLVWRYESGPSGNGRATMGAVNSTGCTSVWASSWPYNPYPFPWSSHLFQDSPSMALGLFEGHMVRMAEGFRAIRRAEDVLAGETVTPEKARFYQRFGWHDFSHEEWQLCPPVVAIGGDGAMYDIGFQNLSRALASGTPIKVLVLDTQVYSNTGGQACTSGFIGQVADMSPYGKVGRGKQEIRKEIGLIAMAHRTSYVLQSAVSHIPHLLGGFIDGLNSQRPALFNIYAVCPAEHGVPDDAMDRQSRLAVESRAYPVFRFNPDAGPLIGDALDLEGNPELDADWPMTELAGQDENGRPVRVKKPFTFADFAFTETRFAKHFHPLKPADAEAGLIPFADLVALPESEREGRVPYIEVLRSSGRIERVAVSDSIVRSADDRLRFWRQLRALSGQEQTGSLDAAVAQARQDMARQLSDALLSLAGAAPLAATAGSPAGMPAAAPAARPAADFEPAWIDPADCTACDDCTRLNGKAFAYGADGKATVVNPTAASYAELVRAAEQCPAACIHPGTPANPAEPGVAALVERARRFA from the coding sequence ATGTTTGGCATCAATGGCAAAAAGGCGGCTGAAGAAACCCGCTACCGATATCCTGGCGAGCGCATGGCAGTTGACGGCAATACCGCCGTGATCCTGTGCGAGCGCGAGGCTTCCGATGCGGCCGGCGCCTACCCGATCACGCCGTCGACGCAGATGGGCGAATACTGGGCCGAGCAGGCCGCCAACGGTCACGTCAACGTGTCCGACCGGCCGCTGATCTTTGTCGAGCCGGAATCCGAACACGCCGCCGCCGCCGTCACCGCCGGCCTGTCGATGACCGGCCTGCGCGCCACCAACTTCTCGTCGTCGCAGGGCATCGCCTTCATGCACGAGTCGCTGTACGCCGCCGCCGGCAAGCGCCTGCCCTACGTGCTGAACATGGGCTGCCGCGCCATCACCCACGCCTCGCTCAACGTACACTGCGCCCACGACGACTTCCACTGCGTCGACGACACCGGCTTTTTCCAGCTGTTTGCCACCAATGCCCAGGAAGCCGCCGACCTCAACCTGATCGGCCGCCGCACCGCCGAGCTGGCCCTGACACCGGCCGTGGTGGCGCAGGACGGCTTCCTGACCACCCACTTGCTGGAACCGATCCGCAAGCCCGAGCGCGAGCTGATTGCCGAATACCTCGGCCGTCCGGAAGACCTGATCGACAGCCCGACCCCGGCCCAGCGCCTGCTGTTCGGCCCCACCCGCCGCCGCGTGCCGGCCCTGTGGGACGTTGACCTGCCGCTGATGTCGGGCGGCGTGCAGAACCAGGACGCTTTCATGCAGACCATGGCTGCACAGCGCCCGTACTTCTACGCCCACGTCGCCGGACTGGCCGACCAGGCCATGCATGAATACGGCAAGCTGACCGGCCGCCACTACGAACGCATTTCGCGGTATCGCTGCGACGACGCCGACTACCTGATCGTCGGCATGGGCTCGATGATCGTCGAAGCCCAGGCCGTGGCCGACTGGCTGCGGGCCGAGCGCAAGCTGCGGGTGGGCGTGGTCGGCATCACCCTGTACCGGCCGTTTGCCGGCGACCTGCTCGGTGAAGTCATCAAGGGCCGCAAGGGCGTGGCCGTGCTGGAACGTACCGACCAGCCGCTGGCCGAAGACCTGCCGCTGATGCGCGAAGTGCGCGCCACGCTCGGCAAATGCCTCGAGAACGGCCGCACCCAGCGCGGCAAGTCGCTGCCCTACCCCGGCTACGCCGCCATCGCCGCCACCGAGGCACCGGACCTGTACTCCGGCGTCTACGGCCTCGGCTCGCGCGACCTGCAACCGGAATGCCTGATCGGTGCCATCGAAAACATGCTGCCCGAAGGCAGCCAGCACCGCTTTTTCTACCTGGGCATCGACTTTGTCAGCGATCCGCAGTCGCCTATCGAAGAAGCCAGCAACGACAGCCTGCTGCAAGCCTACCCGCAGGTGCGCGAACTGGCGGTCAAGGGCTCGGTCAATCCCGACCTGATGCCGCAGGGCGCGCTCACCATCCGCATGCACTCGATCGGCGGCTGGGGTGCCATCACCACCGGCAAGAACCTTGCCATGACGCTGTTCGAGCTGCTGGACTGGGAAATCCGCGCCAACCCGAAATACGGCTCGGAGAAAAAGGGCCAGCCGACCACCTACTATCTGGCGGCCGCTCCCGAACCGATCCGCCTCAACTGCGAATACCGCTACGTTGACGTGGTGATGTCGCCCGACCCCAACGTGTTCAGCCACTCCAACCCGCTGGACGGCCTCAAGCCCGGCGGCGTGTTCATCCTGCAAGCCAGCGGCAACGATCCGGACGCCGTGTGGGCCAGCATTCCGGCCCTGCGGCAGCGCGAAATCGTCGACCGCGGCATCCGCGTGTTCTTCCTCGACGGCTTCTCGATCGCCCGCGACGAAGCCAGCAACCCGGAACTGCAACTGCGCATGCAGGGCAATGCCTTCCAGGGTGCCTTCTTTGCCGCCTCGCCGCTGATGGCCCGCGCCAGCCTTGATGAAACCCGCCTGTTCAGCGCCATCGAAGAGCAGCTGCGCCACAAGTTCGGCGCCAAGGGCGAGCGGGTGGTGACCGACAACCTGCGCGTGGTGCGTCGCGGCTTTGACGAAACCCGCGAGATCACCGACATGCCGCTGCACAGCGCCGGCTCGCCGCGCGCGCTGCCCAACGCCCCGGCCATGCTCGCCGCCCGCCCGGCTGCCGAGCCGGCCCTGGGCGACATCCACCGCTTCTGGCAGCGTACCGGCGCCTACTACACCGCCGGCTGCGGCTCGGACCGCCCGGCCGATCCGTTCCAGGCCCTGTCGCTGCTGCCGCCGGTCACCGGCCTGATGCGCGACATGACGCAGATCCGCTTTGAATACCCGCACTGGCAGCCGGAAAAATGCACGGCCTGCGGCAAGTGCTACACCGTCTGCCCGGACTCGGCCCTGCCCGGTCTGGTGGTGAAGCCGGGTGACCTGCTGGCCACCCTGGTCCGCCGCATCGAAACCGGTGGCACGCCGACCGTGCACCTGCGCCGGGTCAGCCGCAAGCTGGAAACGCTGCTGCACGATGCCTGTGACAAGGGCGGCTGCGACACGCACATCGGCACGGCGCTGGAAAGCGCCATCGCGCAGCTCCTGGCCGACATGCCGGCCAGCGACTCGCGTCCGGGCCTTGAGCGCGAACTGGAACTGCTGCGCACCGAGCTGGGCAACTTCGACTTTGCCATCACCGCGCCGTACTGGAAGGTGCGCGAAAAGCAGAATCCGGGCAGCGGCGGCCTGTTTGCCCTGACGCTGAATCCGGCCACCTGCAAGGGCTGCATGGCCTGCATCAACGTGTGCAAGGACGGCGCACTGTCGGCCCAGCCGCAGGACGACATCGCCATTGCCCGCATGCGCGAGCACTGGAACCTGTGGCGCGACCTGCCCAACACGCCGCCGGAATTCGCCCGCATCAGCGATCTGGACAACAAGATCGGCGCACTGGAAACCCTGCTGCTCGACAAGCGCAACTACGGCTCGATGGCCTGTGGCGACGGCGCCTGTCTCGGCTGCGGCGAAAAGACCGCCATCCACCTGTTCACCTCGACCGTCAGCGCCCTGATGCAACCGCGCGTCGAGCGCCAGGTCAAGCGCCTGAAAGACCTGATCACCCGCCTGGAAACCCATGTGCGCCACCAGCTGGTGGCCGGAGTCGACCTGTCGGATGCCGGCGCGCTGGCCGATGCCAGCCTGGCGGTTCCGGATGGCGACCTGACGCTGTCGCGGCTGGCCGACCTGCTCGACAGCGGCCATGAAACCACGCTGGTCGACCGGACCTGGCTGAAGGAAATGGGCCAGCTGCTGGCCAGCCTGCGCGATCTGGTCTGGCGCTACGAATCCGGCCCGTCCGGCAACGGTCGCGCCACCATGGGTGCGGTCAACTCGACCGGCTGCACGTCGGTCTGGGCTTCGTCGTGGCCGTACAACCCCTACCCGTTCCCGTGGTCGTCGCATCTCTTCCAGGACAGCCCGTCGATGGCACTGGGCCTGTTTGAAGGCCACATGGTGCGCATGGCCGAAGGCTTCCGCGCCATCCGCCGTGCCGAAGACGTGCTGGCCGGCGAAACCGTGACCCCGGAAAAGGCCCGCTTCTACCAGCGTTTCGGCTGGCACGACTTCAGCCACGAAGAGTGGCAGCTGTGCCCGCCGGTGGTGGCGATCGGCGGAGACGGCGCCATGTACGACATCGGCTTCCAGAACCTGTCGCGCGCCTTGGCTTCCGGCACCCCGATCAAGGTGCTGGTGCTGGATACGCAGGTGTACTCCAACACCGGCGGCCAGGCCTGTACCTCGGGCTTTATCGGCCAGGTGGCCGACATGTCGCCGTACGGCAAGGTCGGCCGCGGCAAGCAGGAAATCCGCAAGGAAATCGGCCTGATCGCCATGGCCCACCGGACCAGCTACGTGCTGCAATCGGCCGTCAGCCACATTCCGCACCTCCTGGGCGGCTTCATCGACGGCCTCAACAGCCAGCGCCCGGCGCTCTTCAACATCTACGCCGTCTGCCCGGCCGAACACGGCGTGCCGGACGACGCCATGGACCGCCAGTCGCGACTGGCAGTGGAATCGCGCGCCTATCCGGTCTTCCGTTTCAATCCGGATGCCGGCCCGCTGATCGGCGATGCGCTGGATCTGGAAGGCAACCCGGAGCTGGACGCCGACTGGCCGATGACCGAGCTGGCAGGACAGGACGAAAACGGCCGCCCGGTCCGGGTGAAAAAGCCGTTCACCTTTGCCGACTTTGCCTTTACCGAGACGCGCTTTGCCAAGCACTTCCATCCGCTCAAGCCGGCCGATGCCGAGGCCGGGCTGATCCCGTTTGCCGATCTGGTCGCCCTGCCGGAATCCGAGCGCGAAGGCCGCGTGCCGTACATCGAGGTGCTGCGCAGCTCCGGCCGCATCGAGCGTGTGGCCGTCAGCGACAGCATCGTGCGTTCGGCCGATGACCGCCTGCGCTTCTGGCGCCAGCTGCGTGCCCTGTCCGGGCAGGAGCAGACCGGCAGTCTGGACGCTGCCGTGGCCCAAGCCCGCCAGGACATGGCGCGCCAGCTCTCCGATGCGCTGCTGTCGCTCGCAGGTGCGGCACCGCTGGCCGCCACGGCCGGCAGCCCTGCCGGCATGCCGGCGGCGGCTCCGGCAGCCCGTCCGGCAGCGGACTTCGAGCCGGCGTGGATTGATCCGGCCGACTGTACCGCCTGCGACGACTGCACCCGCCTCAACGGCAAGGCCTTTGCCTACGGAGCCGACGGCAAGGCGACAGTGGTGAACCCGACGGCAGCCAGTTATGCCGAGCTGGTGCGCGCAGCCGAGCAATGCCCGGCCGCCTGCATCCATCCGGGTACGCCGGCCAATCCGGCCGAGCCGGGGGTGGCCGCACTGGTCGAACGCGCCAGGCGCTTTGCGTAA
- the rsxC gene encoding electron transport complex subunit RsxC, producing MKLLDAVFAPMHDDHGKARTAGQPIRRLPFPARVTVPLAQHIGKPARAIVRTGQRVERGELVAEADGFVSIPHHAPVSGTVESIGLISTLSGASTTGIVIRTDPASMQCRQPLPPAGDPLDWSPVELASAVQATGLVGLGGAAFPTHVKMSPPKEAVLDTLVVNGCECEPFLTADHRVMIERTAGLMAGIRYAMHAVGVSRALIGVEDDKPEAIAAIKALLPADRSIGCRVLPTRYPQGAEKMLIHSLLQREVPSGKLPADVGVVVNNVGTLAMLGELLPQRAGLIERVVTVSGPGVRQAGNYLIPLGTRIGDVLRHAGMESGEMEVILGGPMMGMSAPSLDIPVTKGMSGILVFPVGSLPERHRQPCIRCGQCIDACPMGLNPSLLGRLAGKQEYYLTARHGVLDCIECGACTLSCPSGIPLVQYHRMSKSILRQRRHS from the coding sequence ATGAAGCTCCTCGACGCAGTTTTTGCGCCGATGCACGATGACCACGGCAAGGCCCGCACGGCGGGCCAGCCGATCCGCCGCCTGCCCTTTCCCGCACGCGTGACCGTGCCGCTTGCCCAGCATATCGGCAAGCCGGCCCGCGCCATCGTGCGGACCGGGCAGCGGGTAGAGCGTGGCGAGCTGGTCGCCGAAGCCGACGGCTTCGTGTCGATCCCGCACCACGCGCCGGTCAGCGGCACGGTGGAGTCCATCGGGCTCATCAGCACCCTGTCGGGTGCCAGCACCACGGGCATCGTCATCCGCACCGATCCGGCCAGCATGCAGTGCCGCCAGCCCCTGCCCCCGGCCGGCGATCCGCTGGACTGGTCGCCGGTGGAACTGGCTTCGGCGGTGCAGGCCACCGGTCTGGTCGGCCTTGGCGGCGCTGCGTTTCCGACCCACGTGAAGATGAGTCCGCCCAAGGAGGCCGTGCTTGATACGCTGGTGGTGAACGGCTGCGAGTGCGAGCCCTTCCTGACGGCCGACCATCGGGTGATGATCGAGCGCACTGCCGGGCTCATGGCCGGCATCCGCTACGCCATGCATGCCGTGGGCGTGTCGCGGGCGCTGATCGGCGTGGAGGACGACAAGCCCGAGGCGATTGCCGCCATCAAGGCGTTGTTGCCGGCCGACCGCAGCATCGGCTGCCGGGTGCTGCCGACCCGCTACCCGCAGGGTGCGGAAAAGATGCTGATCCACTCGCTGCTGCAACGCGAAGTGCCGTCCGGCAAGCTGCCGGCCGATGTCGGCGTGGTGGTCAACAACGTCGGCACGCTGGCGATGCTGGGCGAGCTGCTGCCGCAACGCGCCGGGCTGATCGAGCGGGTGGTGACGGTATCCGGCCCGGGCGTGCGTCAGGCCGGCAACTACCTGATACCGCTGGGCACACGCATCGGTGACGTGCTGCGTCATGCCGGCATGGAATCGGGCGAAATGGAGGTGATCCTCGGCGGGCCGATGATGGGCATGAGCGCGCCGTCGCTGGACATTCCGGTGACCAAGGGCATGTCCGGCATCCTGGTGTTTCCGGTCGGCTCGCTGCCCGAACGTCACCGCCAGCCGTGCATCCGCTGCGGCCAGTGCATCGATGCCTGTCCGATGGGGCTGAATCCGTCGCTGCTGGGCCGGCTGGCCGGCAAGCAGGAGTATTACCTGACGGCCCGTCACGGCGTGCTCGACTGCATCGAATGCGGCGCCTGCACCCTGAGCTGCCCGTCCGGCATTCCTTTGGTGCAGTACCACCGCATGAGCAAGTCCATTCTCAGACAGCGGAGGCATTCATGA
- a CDS encoding RnfABCDGE type electron transport complex subunit D has protein sequence MKKLPTRLYLHSSPHLVTGHDTPKIMRHVVYALLPVTLWAIWQFGTSAFLLVLTVVLSCVLTERLILRHPAAPRDMSAVITGLTLALTLPPALPLWMGAVAGIVAIALGKLLFGGLGSNVFNPALVGRAFVQASFPATMTTWTPAGAAGRFTELIPSTLALPFTSPDPVAAWAAARLDGFAGATPLAAWKFAGELPGQGHFLLSPGVSGSLGETSALLIVACGLYLAVRGMLNWRIPLAVLLGAALVSTAFGPFPDIGNGVLFVLTSGGLMFGAWFMATDMVTAPITRRGMWVYGLLIGALIVTIRFWGGASEGVMYAILLANALVPHIEALTQPRHYGRKPFWRRS, from the coding sequence ATGAAAAAGCTGCCGACCCGGCTGTACCTGCACTCCTCACCACACCTAGTGACCGGGCACGACACGCCCAAGATCATGCGCCACGTGGTGTATGCGCTGCTGCCCGTAACGCTGTGGGCCATCTGGCAGTTCGGCACCAGTGCCTTCCTGCTGGTGCTGACGGTGGTGCTGAGCTGCGTGCTGACCGAGCGCCTGATCCTGCGCCACCCGGCTGCGCCGCGCGACATGAGCGCGGTGATCACCGGCCTCACCCTGGCGCTGACCCTGCCGCCGGCCTTGCCGCTGTGGATGGGTGCGGTGGCCGGCATCGTGGCCATTGCGCTGGGCAAGCTGCTGTTTGGCGGGCTGGGCTCCAACGTGTTCAACCCGGCGCTGGTCGGACGGGCCTTTGTGCAGGCGAGCTTTCCCGCCACCATGACCACCTGGACCCCCGCAGGGGCGGCCGGCCGGTTTACCGAGCTGATTCCGTCCACGCTGGCCCTGCCCTTCACCAGCCCGGATCCGGTGGCCGCGTGGGCCGCAGCCCGGCTGGACGGCTTTGCCGGTGCCACGCCGCTGGCGGCATGGAAATTTGCCGGCGAACTGCCAGGCCAGGGACACTTTTTGCTGTCGCCCGGCGTCAGCGGTTCGCTGGGTGAGACATCGGCGTTGCTGATCGTGGCATGCGGCCTCTACCTTGCCGTGCGCGGCATGCTCAACTGGCGCATTCCGCTGGCCGTCCTGCTGGGTGCAGCACTGGTCAGCACCGCCTTCGGCCCGTTTCCGGACATCGGCAACGGCGTGCTGTTCGTGCTGACGTCGGGCGGCCTGATGTTCGGTGCCTGGTTCATGGCCACCGACATGGTGACCGCACCGATCACCCGTCGCGGCATGTGGGTGTACGGACTGCTGATCGGTGCGCTGATCGTCACCATCCGTTTCTGGGGCGGTGCATCCGAAGGCGTGATGTACGCCATCCTGCTGGCCAATGCCCTGGTGCCGCACATCGAGGCCCTGACCCAGCCGCGCCATTACGGACGCAAGCCATTCTGGAGGCGCTCATGA
- a CDS encoding FMN-binding protein → MSTAKQESSSRMILVLGGIALLCGMLIVLADELSRPFVEANRRHAIETLARQVVPASTVTITPYVLAGDRLVADTSPDLKGQRLLAAYDAGGELVGVAAEAAARGYADLVHLVYGYDPVRETITGFAVVKMAETPGLGDKILTDKGFLANFPNLDARLSADGAALANPIVTVGHGKKTDPWQIDAIAGATVTSRAVGAALNQGAGKLLPQLRRHLETLRRNKP, encoded by the coding sequence ATGAGTACGGCGAAGCAGGAAAGCAGCAGCCGCATGATCCTGGTGCTCGGCGGCATTGCGCTGCTGTGCGGCATGCTGATCGTGCTGGCCGACGAACTGAGCCGGCCCTTTGTCGAGGCCAACCGCCGCCATGCCATCGAAACGCTGGCGCGCCAGGTGGTACCGGCCAGTACGGTGACGATTACGCCTTATGTGCTGGCCGGTGACCGGCTGGTGGCAGACACCTCGCCCGATCTCAAGGGCCAGCGCCTGCTGGCGGCCTACGATGCCGGCGGCGAGCTGGTCGGCGTGGCCGCCGAAGCGGCAGCCCGCGGCTATGCCGATCTGGTGCATCTGGTGTACGGCTATGACCCGGTCCGCGAAACCATCACTGGCTTTGCCGTGGTCAAGATGGCCGAAACACCGGGGCTGGGTGACAAGATCCTGACCGACAAGGGTTTTCTGGCCAACTTCCCGAACCTGGATGCCCGGCTGTCGGCAGACGGGGCAGCGCTGGCCAATCCGATCGTGACCGTGGGGCACGGCAAGAAAACCGACCCGTGGCAGATCGACGCCATTGCCGGCGCCACGGTGACTTCACGGGCCGTGGGCGCCGCGCTCAACCAGGGTGCGGGCAAACTGCTGCCGCAACTGCGCCGGCACCTTGAAACGCTCAGGAGGAACAAGCCATGA
- the rsxE gene encoding electron transport complex subunit RsxE has protein sequence MSEADNKAGLAPGTFSEGLWRNNPVFVMLLGMCSVLAVTNSAVNALAMGLSTTFALVASAAMVSGLRRLIPRPVRIATYVVIIATFVTLIDYAIQVISLALYNALGAFIQLIVVNCLILGRAEAHASKNRVWPAVVNALGMGLGFTLALLAMGTVREILGSGSLFGVRLFGESFAPWVIMVLPPGGFFVLGGWLLLFSIIKHRRQARQQQLEVQHVH, from the coding sequence ATGAGTGAAGCGGACAACAAGGCCGGGCTGGCTCCTGGCACCTTTTCCGAAGGGCTGTGGCGCAACAATCCGGTCTTCGTGATGCTGCTGGGCATGTGTTCGGTGCTGGCGGTGACCAATTCGGCCGTCAATGCGCTGGCCATGGGGCTGTCCACCACGTTTGCCCTGGTGGCGTCGGCGGCCATGGTGTCGGGGCTGCGCCGGCTGATTCCGCGGCCGGTGCGCATCGCGACCTACGTGGTGATCATCGCCACCTTCGTGACACTGATCGACTACGCCATCCAGGTGATCAGCCTTGCGCTCTACAACGCGCTGGGCGCATTCATCCAGCTGATCGTGGTCAACTGCCTGATCCTCGGCCGCGCCGAAGCACATGCTTCCAAAAACCGGGTGTGGCCGGCTGTGGTCAATGCTCTTGGGATGGGGCTGGGCTTTACCCTGGCGCTGCTGGCGATGGGCACGGTGCGCGAAATCCTCGGCAGCGGCAGCCTCTTTGGCGTGCGGCTGTTCGGCGAAAGCTTTGCCCCGTGGGTGATCATGGTTCTGCCGCCGGGCGGTTTCTTCGTGCTAGGCGGCTGGCTCTTGCTGTTCAGCATCATCAAGCATCGCCGTCAGGCGCGGCAGCAACAGCTGGAGGTGCAGCATGTCCACTGA
- a CDS encoding electron transport complex protein RnfA, whose translation MSTEPLWSIFLNAAIVNNFVLALFLGICPFLGVSSKLRTASCMGAATLFVMLICALCAWAINLALAWLGLESLRLIAFITVIASTVQLVEMVIRRFSPALFESLGIFLPLITTNCAVLGLALFQTARQYSLLQSLVFALGAGAGFTLALVLMAGLRERLSLAEVPDVSQGAALSLMLAGMLALAFMGFSGLGA comes from the coding sequence ATGTCCACTGAACCGCTGTGGTCGATTTTCCTGAATGCGGCCATCGTCAACAATTTCGTGCTGGCGCTGTTTCTGGGCATCTGCCCGTTCCTGGGGGTATCGAGCAAGCTGCGGACCGCATCCTGCATGGGCGCGGCCACGCTGTTCGTGATGCTGATCTGCGCCCTGTGCGCCTGGGCCATCAATCTGGCGCTGGCGTGGCTGGGGCTGGAAAGCCTGCGGCTGATTGCGTTCATTACGGTGATTGCGTCGACCGTGCAGCTGGTGGAAATGGTGATCCGCCGCTTCAGCCCGGCCCTGTTTGAAAGCCTGGGGATCTTCCTGCCGCTAATCACCACCAACTGCGCGGTGCTGGGCCTCGCGCTGTTCCAGACGGCACGCCAGTATTCGCTGTTGCAGTCACTGGTGTTTGCCCTGGGGGCGGGTGCCGGCTTTACACTGGCGCTGGTGCTGATGGCCGGGCTGCGCGAACGCCTGAGCCTGGCCGAAGTGCCCGATGTCAGCCAGGGGGCGGCCCTGAGCCTGATGCTGGCCGGCATGCTGGCACTGGCGTTCATGGGCTTCAGCGGTCTGGGAGCCTGA
- a CDS encoding prolyl-tRNA synthetase associated domain-containing protein: MHAELLAFLDQNQIPYQRFSHPPVFTCEEARQVAPDLPGADTKNLFLRDGKGKRHFLVTVPDHKSVNLKALSAALEVKNLTFASPERLLRFLGVTPGAVTLLGVFNDSERAVEVVLDTELWDSDAILAHPLVNTETLSIPTPGLMRFLELSGHPPVRLSVPQPEAA, translated from the coding sequence ATGCACGCAGAACTTCTTGCTTTTCTTGACCAGAACCAGATTCCCTATCAGCGCTTCAGCCATCCGCCCGTATTTACCTGCGAGGAAGCCCGCCAGGTAGCGCCGGACCTACCGGGTGCCGATACCAAAAACCTGTTCCTGCGCGACGGCAAGGGCAAGCGCCACTTTCTGGTGACGGTGCCAGACCACAAGTCGGTCAACCTCAAGGCGCTGTCGGCTGCGCTGGAAGTGAAAAACCTGACTTTTGCCTCGCCTGAGCGCCTGCTGCGTTTTCTGGGCGTGACGCCGGGTGCGGTGACCCTGCTGGGAGTGTTCAACGACAGCGAACGGGCGGTCGAGGTCGTGCTGGACACCGAGCTGTGGGACAGCGACGCCATCCTGGCGCACCCGCTGGTCAATACCGAGACACTGTCGATCCCGACTCCGGGACTGATGCGCTTTCTGGAGCTGAGCGGACACCCGCCGGTCCGCTTGTCCGTGCCGCAGCCAGAGGCTGCCTGA